One genomic window of Daphnia pulex isolate KAP4 chromosome 12, ASM2113471v1 includes the following:
- the LOC124208450 gene encoding uncharacterized protein LOC124208450 isoform X2, with translation MSGDSNGKKPDGKVRAKIPSVLLALTGIAVVAIQTYVFISFDQFKDSYGPFILYNGVAIASGAVSCLTGFICFCCTSSQRSSSGFCFSALVGVLAAICSAGSAAMTAIESSKINSNDIDHPCAQLDNDQTINCELWFDLEVAVAALSVLSFILSVTLFIVIMAGSSKSKKMERSNVERPVEMVREMEHIPAAQPVVIMPVIVEEVYKEMEVVEPEPEPEESEDSEPEPNTIAGRQPYIEQLRMLSREELERRLGEHMQHQFLEELRTELNRRNLIPINGRSGSSSSSIRSASKVPVAPRPDYYQEETL, from the exons ATGTCTGGTGACAGCAACGGTAAAAAACCTGATGGGAAAGTGCGTGCCAAAATTCCGTCGGTTTTGCTGGCCCTGACGGGCATCGCAGTTGTCGCCATTCAG ACATACGTTTTCATCAGCTTTGACCAATTTAAAGACTCTTACGGTCCGTTCATTCTCTACAATGGAGTGGCCATCGCCAGCGGGGCCGTCAGTTGCCTGACGGGCTTCATTTGCTTCTGCTGCACATCTTCCCAACGATCCTCTTccgg GTTTTGCTTCAGCGCCTTGGTGGGCGTTTTGGCCGCTATCTGCTCGGCCGGATCGGCCGCCATGACGGCCATCGAATCGTCCAAAATCAATTCTAATGATATCGATCATCCCTGCGCTCAATTAGACAACGATCAAACCATCAACTGCGAATTGTGGTTCGATTTGGAAGTGGCCGTCGCGGCGCTCAGCGTCTTGTCTTTCATTTTATCAGTCACGTTATTTATCGTCATCATGGCCGGCTCGTCAAAGTCCAaa aaaatggaacgaTCGAATGTCGAACGGCCGGTGGAGATGGTCCGCGAGATGGAACACATTCCGGCCGCCCAGCCGGTGGTCATCATGCCGGTGATAGTCGAAGAAGTctacaaagaaatggaagtCGTCGAGCCGGAACCGGAACCGGAAGAGTCGGAAGATTCTGAGCCGGAGCCGAACACGATCGCCGGACGACAGCCGTACATCGAGCAACTGAGAATGCTGTCCAGGGAGGAGCTGGAACGTCGACTGGGCGAACACATGCAGCACCAGTTCCTGGAGGAACTCCGCACCGAATTGAACCGCCGCAATTTAATTCCCATCAACGGCCgatccggcagcagcagcagctccatcAGGAGCGCCAGCAAAGTTCCAGTAGCCCCTCGACCCGATTACTACCAAGAAGAGACTTTATAA
- the LOC124208450 gene encoding uncharacterized protein LOC124208450 isoform X1 translates to MSGDSNGKKPDGKVRAKIPSVLLALTGIAVVAIQTYVFISFDQFKDSYGPFILYNGVAIASGAVSCLTGFICFCCTSSQRSSSGFCFSALVGVLAAICSAGSAAMTAIESSKINSNDIDHPCAQLDNDQTINCELWFDLEVAVAALSVLSFILSVTLFIVIMAGSSKSKKKMERSNVERPVEMVREMEHIPAAQPVVIMPVIVEEVYKEMEVVEPEPEPEESEDSEPEPNTIAGRQPYIEQLRMLSREELERRLGEHMQHQFLEELRTELNRRNLIPINGRSGSSSSSIRSASKVPVAPRPDYYQEETL, encoded by the exons ATGTCTGGTGACAGCAACGGTAAAAAACCTGATGGGAAAGTGCGTGCCAAAATTCCGTCGGTTTTGCTGGCCCTGACGGGCATCGCAGTTGTCGCCATTCAG ACATACGTTTTCATCAGCTTTGACCAATTTAAAGACTCTTACGGTCCGTTCATTCTCTACAATGGAGTGGCCATCGCCAGCGGGGCCGTCAGTTGCCTGACGGGCTTCATTTGCTTCTGCTGCACATCTTCCCAACGATCCTCTTccgg GTTTTGCTTCAGCGCCTTGGTGGGCGTTTTGGCCGCTATCTGCTCGGCCGGATCGGCCGCCATGACGGCCATCGAATCGTCCAAAATCAATTCTAATGATATCGATCATCCCTGCGCTCAATTAGACAACGATCAAACCATCAACTGCGAATTGTGGTTCGATTTGGAAGTGGCCGTCGCGGCGCTCAGCGTCTTGTCTTTCATTTTATCAGTCACGTTATTTATCGTCATCATGGCCGGCTCGTCAAAGTCCAaa aagaaaatggaacgaTCGAATGTCGAACGGCCGGTGGAGATGGTCCGCGAGATGGAACACATTCCGGCCGCCCAGCCGGTGGTCATCATGCCGGTGATAGTCGAAGAAGTctacaaagaaatggaagtCGTCGAGCCGGAACCGGAACCGGAAGAGTCGGAAGATTCTGAGCCGGAGCCGAACACGATCGCCGGACGACAGCCGTACATCGAGCAACTGAGAATGCTGTCCAGGGAGGAGCTGGAACGTCGACTGGGCGAACACATGCAGCACCAGTTCCTGGAGGAACTCCGCACCGAATTGAACCGCCGCAATTTAATTCCCATCAACGGCCgatccggcagcagcagcagctccatcAGGAGCGCCAGCAAAGTTCCAGTAGCCCCTCGACCCGATTACTACCAAGAAGAGACTTTATAA
- the LOC124208448 gene encoding uncharacterized protein LOC124208448, translating into MAHYPKLKKKLGLIGAFCLIVWATFILAMQLYVFGYYSKLYGEGTGDRNWSDAYTGMVLANSAASLFFGLYYVIVFAEKATTTKMLLWGMIMAVIGSFAAAGSTVLAALEADWVQVSANVDSSHPCRFSNESQANPIYPSELICTNWFALEVTVAVLSGLAFSEYIFIGIVIFLGMSAAKSFTDNLDSPINKSLDPIIPQARIGTTTNNNNNINNPQNLAGKDGPYNAYNYSPPPSAKPAPSQQSYDDLNPQYGYHLQQLSLQQQHQQQQQQQPKPPTAPSVYHQPVREAPAVPSSANNNVPPMNRGRLQVLHNQRQRPAPPPVPAKPSANNSNLYRY; encoded by the exons atggctCACtacccaaaattgaaaaagaaattgggttTAATCGGAGCATTTTGTTTAATCGTCTGGGCAACCTTCATCCTGGCCATGcag TTGTACGTGTTCGGCTACTACAGCAAACTGTACGGCGAGGGGACGGGCGACCGGAATTGGAGCGACGCTTACACGGGCATGGTGTTGGCCAACAGCGCCGCCAGCCTTTTCTTCGGACTCTATTACGTCATCGTGTTCGCCGAgaaggcaacaacaaccaagat gtTGTTGTGGGGAATGATCATGGCCGTCATCGGGTCTTTTGCAGCCGCTGGATCGACCGTTCTGGCCGCCCTGGAAGCCGATTGGGTCCAGGTATCGGCCAATGTCGACTCGTCCCACCCGTGCAGATTTTCAAACGAATCCCAGGCCAACCCCATTTACCCATCGGAATTGattt gcACCAACTGGTTCGCCCTGGAAGTGACGGTGGCCGTCCTGAGCGGCCTGGCCTTTAGCGAGTACATCTTCATCGGCATAGTCATCTTCCTGGGAATGTCGGCCGCTAAAAGTTTCACAGACAACCTGGACTCGCCCATCAACAAGTCCCTGGATCCCATCATCCCCCAGGCCCGCATcggcaccaccaccaacaataacaacaacatcaacaacccGCAAAATCTGGCCGGAAAGGACGGCCCGTACAATGCCTATAACTATTCACCTCCGCCCAGCGCCAAACCGGCCCCTAGCCAACAAAGTTACGACGATTTGAACCCTCAATACGGTTATCATTTGCAGCAGTTGTCtctgcagcaacaacaccaacaacaacaacaacagcagccgaaACCACCCACAGCGCCCAGTGTCTACCACCAGCCCGTCCGAGAAGCTCCGGCCGTTCCGTCCAGTGCCAACAACAACGTCCCACCGATGAATCGAGGCCGGCTCCAGGTCCTCCACAATCAGCGACAACGTCCAGCACCGCCACCGGTGCCGGCCAAGCCCAGcgccaacaacagcaacctcTACCGCTATTAA